A section of the Eublepharis macularius isolate TG4126 chromosome 1, MPM_Emac_v1.0, whole genome shotgun sequence genome encodes:
- the CLDN20 gene encoding claudin-20 gives MASAALQFFAFILALLGVFGAITAALLPNWKVNADVGSNIITAITQMQGLWMDCTWYSTGMFSCTLKYSILSLPVYIQAARTTMVLSCILSAFGICIATVGMKCTRLGGDRDTKSHTSFAAGVFFILAGIFGLIPTAWYTREIISNFLDPTVPESSKHEPGGAVYVGFISAGLLLTAGAIFGTSCFKKHQGAWIYPNKQHQQFPGAQQENNTGYNLKDYV, from the coding sequence ATGGCATCAGCAGCTCTTCAGTTCTTTGCTTTCATTTTAGCCTTGCTTGGTGTTTTTGGTGCAATCACAGCCGCCTTGCTGCCCAACTGGAAGGTGAATGCAGACGTGGGTTCAAACATCATTACAGCCATAACTCAGATGCAAGGGCTCTGGATGGACTGCACATGGTACAGCACTGGGATGTTTAGCTGCACACTGAAATATTCCATCCTCTCCCTCCCTGTTTACATCCAGGCAGCGCGGACCACCATGGTTTTGTCTTGCATCCTCTCGGCTTTTGGAATCTGCATCGCCACCGTTGGGATGAAGTGCACCCGCCTGGGAGGGGACAGGGACACCAAGAGCCACACTTCATTTGCAGCAGGAGTCTTCTTCATTCTTGCAGGAATATTTGGCTTGATACCAACAGCATGGTACACAAGAGAGATCATTTCCAATTTTCTGGACCCAACAGTCCCAGAAAGCAGTAAGCATGAACCAGGAGGAGCTGTTTACGTTGGATTCATTTCAGCAGGGCTTCTACTCACCGCAGGTGCGATTTTTGGCACTTCCTGTTTTAAAAAGCATCAGGGAGCCTGGATTTATCCTAACAAGCAGCACCAGCAGTTCCCAGGTGCTCAGCAAGAGAACAACACAGGCTACAACCTGAAGGACTACGTGTAA